In Arctopsyche grandis isolate Sample6627 chromosome 13, ASM5162203v2, whole genome shotgun sequence, one DNA window encodes the following:
- the LOC143920997 gene encoding uncharacterized protein LOC143920997 isoform X2 produces MAFMILLKLAAVFAVAAASAEEKQQQKRGLSDLGHYGGSSDFSQGGGYDGGHGFGGGAGGYGGGAGGYGGGAGGFGGGAGGFGGGDGGFGGGDGGFGGGDAGVQVNTVEVPVPQPYPVTVERRVPVEVRVPVNRPVPVEVPQPYTVTVERRVPVTVNRPVPYTVRVPVRVVQIQRVEVPVPRPYPVPVNRPVPVAVPRPIVVESQVPVVVGGGGGGAGGAGGAGGFGGAGGFGGLGGGFGGGLGGGLGGGLGGGFGGHGISGGSYGGGYGGGYGGGYGGHGSGGKVSSHQISIHH; encoded by the exons ATGGCATTCATG aTCTTGTTGAAGTTAGCAGCCGTTTTCGCTGTAGCTGCTGCCTCTGCTGAGGAAAAGCAACAGCAGAAACGTGGGCTTTCTGATCTAGGTCACTATGGAGGATCTAGTGACTTCTCCCAAGGAGGAGGATATGACGGAGGACACGGGTTCGGCGGTGGAGCCGGTGGATACGGAGGTGGAGCTGGTGGATACGGAGGTGGAGCCGGTGGATTCGGAGGTGGAGCCGGTGGATTCGGAGGTGGAGATGGTGGATTCGGAGGTGGAGATGGTGGTTTTGGAGGTGGAGATGCTGGAGTCCAAGTAAACACCGTCGAAGTCCCCGTCCCCCAACCCTACCCAGTAACCGTCGAACGTCGTGTCCCAGTCGAAGTACGTGTCCCAGTCAACAGACCAGTACCAGTAGAAGTACCACAACCATACACCGTCACCGTCGAAAGACGTGTTCCAGTCACTGTCAACAGACCAGTACCGTACACCGTCAGAGTACCAGTCCGCGTGGTCCAGATCCAAAGGGTTGAAGTACCAGTCCCAAGGCCGTACCCAGTCCCAGTTAACAGGCCCGTTCCAGTAGCTGTACCCAGGCCTATTGTGGTCGAAAGCCAAGTGCCCGTCGTAGTAGGTGGAGGAGGTGGTGGAGCTGGAGGTGCTGGAGGAGCTGGAGGATTCGGAGGTGCTGGTGGATTCGGAGGACTTGGAGGAGGATTCGGAGGTGGACTCGGTGGTGGACTCGGAGGTGGACTCGGTGGTGGATTCGGAGGTCACGGAATCTCTGGAGGTAGTTATGGAGGTGGCTATGGAGGTGGTTATGGAGGTGGCTATGGAGGACATGGCTCCGGTGGAAAAGTATCATCTCACCAGATCTCGATCCATCATTAA